In Strigops habroptila isolate Jane chromosome 6, bStrHab1.2.pri, whole genome shotgun sequence, a single genomic region encodes these proteins:
- the CASP8AP2 gene encoding CASP8-associated protein 2 isoform X4: MATGEDGLGLFDTHYGVNFLPTDNSAPNSTPAGNSLNLFDEILIEEGTAKEASYNELQVEYGKCQQQIKELMKKFKEIQAQNVILQNENQALKKNISALIKTARVEINRKDEEINNLYQRLSEFPSHRGFTRSYLPGSTNGRCSEMCKTKGSKFRPSDLGDSVKMEHRMKNDCSKDTHHSYSSHNTENGKSSSEKRNTPYLLRYPPEELCNDDTHICLPSYDHSSNKDNRKEKKEIKSNEQYSRGNVNKYKREVHQSTRNNGDSEEGNSDPQQKPKTLSEKASKNELQQKSQSIKLKCSPSVERRVERGVSSWEKQTTDKDRFQIRGELYADERSQNVLRKDIKTHDKNEKNAGQKNKPNEKLQEQPRRSGRGSSPHSKNEHSKNFHESHKCRIEESRKGKDIDCKRDRGTNDHISREGRTSPSNSNSREHKYARLKENSSRYEWETAHSKSEKHRTEEKRKREREDENRHFRNERKVTKEITHQSVKESKKGMDVTKSERNKSYKPEETSRVADSLKDHRVPKTKGDHTGSKSKDLKLSFMEKLNLTLSPAKKQCVSPTDGIKTPSQKATHEGSTELTLQAELLDSAHPMNCGPTEQTNSTLQVLDSAAQSNVEPTMPVPVSSENEALKVAAADPAQSEELPSVASSELSSETLPEAEVVPVQPQALPRAAEVLVPDEMQAETLAEAAEACDLVESEASATAVAVMDLNHPEPLPQKVAGSMAEPEKWSVTVDVMQNDNAPPGAEVAQPEAASESMGALPESAAEKKGEDKICLVADIESSADQCGSQNLVLDNSEAKNSGDLESCDVRDDIGETKPDSLMEAVKDNDHLAAENAECPTDEKGICKIDKSTSQSLDRTMLTDKDEPLVDQNACDLEPDLTEISTAASSVSGEMYPRTKGRETNPVPVDDDSSILSIDLNHLRYIPKAISPLNSPMRPLAKALKMESPCKGLGKSYNKDLIPESAVVVCPSKNLSKEVNKENQKPVSMSDEHCEMESQLSISSDEIEEGEIVSSDEDEEKAKPERGSENTKKSRPKVSPETRNLTSSPQNQKSKAVRCNEDNGKFVSVKVSTKKNRERHKNQTFRSLKDMKKNKTVSIACLEKIVHVIVEPSNIQEIMQMLRAIRKQMRKNYMKFKVQFPVQHFHRIIESGIINFTSLIKQLNFSKMSTLGETLKLNICDIVESKLKQVKKNAIVDHLFEQQVSDMKKQLWKFVDEQLDYLFEKIRRIIIKLCNVGHMGNESEERKFERVGKQKHKISHKSDMQRSRKKSLKVQSQKPEEYILSKQHVDYQRTKCHHEKNKTDMPKPAFTKCLNSIDNTRNSQTKVHISKENNLQGTLTPLKGVKYEKEGLQLSRDANKSDLSYELLTEQQASSLTFNLVSDAQMGEIFKSLLQGSDLLEKNSGNIDRNEWEFRTPEKQFLDGHKCRSNVAELVQEIAPKEACVESQPVEDIKWPVVSPVRAPSLASRLQMSVDPDVLDESCMFEVPTNAASCKEDECNLQKNKSFVSSILLEDLAVSLTIPSPLKSDSHLSFLKPENNSSSTPEGVLSAHYSEDALLEEEDATEQDIHLALESDNSSSKSSCSSSWTSRPIAPGFQCRPSLPMQAVIMEKSNDHFIVKIRRAVPPTSPASDRVASVKEVRASSTKIEKQTRSGEKERDSQSATVAVVQESVKPGLVKMDQLPHVSTEQEQNPALPQLLKESRSIGKEETTGLLGPCRISSNTESHDAESTDEGSEQSQAHKLKVSENGNEMGVRSQVSFPASCSIESYIDLTDDMVSETSCCVVESTTDNRTQETSTGNLEISVKKEELEECSDAFIDLTEDLSNETVAGECNLETQSTSNTEVGCQISRDDKTGKKRKKEAVRENSNSKRQRKETESAGEGSDASDVKPEEVNSAPKQCSNQKNELQQNKDSSPLASSASSPSLYAKNIIKKKGEVVVSWTRNDDREILLECQRKGPSSKTFISLATRLNKSPNQVSERFKQLMKLFKKSKCK; encoded by the exons ATGGCAACAGGTGAGGATGGACTGGGGCTGTTTGATACCCACTATGGCG ttaattttcttcctacagaCAATTCTGCTCCAAATTCTACACCAGCCGGAAACAGCTTAAATTTATTTGATGAGATATTAATTGAAGAAGGGACTGCAAAGGAAGCATCCTACAACGAG CTGCAGGTAGAATATGGAAAATGTCAGCAGCAAATTAAAGAGCTGATGAAGAAATTTAAGGAAATACAAGCACAG aatgTCATTCTACAGAATGAAAATCAAGCTCtcaaaaagaatatttcagcACTTATAAAAACAGCAAGAGTGGAAATTAACCGTAAGGATGAAGAAATCAATAATCTCTATCAAAG GCTATCAGAATTTCCCAGTCATCGTGGTTTCACCAGATCATACCTTCCAGGATCAACTAATGGCAGGTGCTCAGAGATGTGTAAAACAAAAGGTTCCAAATTCAGACCTTCTGATTTAGGTGACAGTGTAAAGATGgagcacagaatgaaaaatgactgTTCAAAAGATACACACCACAGTTACTCATCTCATAATACAGAAAATGGGAAGTCTagctctgaaaaaagaaacactccATATTTACTGAGATACCCTCCTGAAGAACTCTGCAATGATGATACTCATATATGTCTCCCAAGCTATGACCATAGTTCCAACAAGgataacagaaaggaaaaaaaagaaattaaaagtaacGAACAATACAGTAGGGGAAATGTCAACAAGTACAAAAGAGAAGTGCATCAGAGCACTAGAAACAATGGTGACAGTGAAGAGGGGAACTCAGATCCTCAGCAAAAGCCGAAAACCCTTTCAGAGAAGGCTAGTAAAAATGAGTTGCAACAAAAAAGTCAGAGTATAAAACTAAAATGCAGTCCTAGTGTAGAAAGAAGAGTAGAAAGGGGTGTTTCTTCCTGGGAGAAACAAACTACTGATAAAGACAGATTTCAAATAAGAGGTGAATTGTATGCCGATGAGAGATCACAAAATGTATTAAGAAAGGATATTAAAACacatgataaaaatgaaaaaaatgctggccaaaaaaataaaccaaatgaaAAGCTACAAGAGCAGCCACGGAGGTCTGGTAGAGGAAGTAGTCCACACTCAAAGAATGAACATTCAAAGAATTTTCATGAATCACATAAATGTCGCATAGAGGAgtctagaaaaggaaaagacattgACTGCAAGAGAGACAGGGGAACAAATGATCATATTTCTCGAGAAGGAAGGACTTCACCTTCTAATTCCAACAGCAGAGAGCATAAATACGCACGCTTGAAGGAAAATAGTAGTAGATATGAATGGGAAACAGCACATTCCaaatcagaaaaacacagaactgaagaaaaaaggaaaagagaaagagaggatgaaaatagacattttaGAAACGAAAGAAAAGTTACTAAAGAGATAACTCACCAGTCTGTAAAAGAATCCAAGAAAGGTATGGATGTTACAAAAAGTGAGAGAAACAAGTCCTATAAGCCAGAAGAAACATCCAGGGTAGCAGATAGCTTAAAAGACCATAGAGTTCCCAAAACTAAAGGTGATCACACTGGGTCAAAAAGTAAAGACTTAAAACTTAGCTTTATGGAAAAACTAAATTTAACTCTTTCTCCTGCTAAGAAACAATGTGTCTCTCCAACGGATGGAATTAAAACACCTTCCCAAAAGGCCACTCATGAGGGAAGTACAGAGCTCACATTGCAGGCAGAACTGTTAGATTCTGCCCACCCTATGAACTGTGGTCCCACAGAGCAAACTAATTCAACACTACAAGTTCTGGATAGTGCAGCTCAAAGCAATGTGGAACCAACAATGCCTGTTCCTGTCAGTTCTGAAAATGAAGCCTTAAAAGTAGCAGCGGCAGATCCAGCACAGTCTGAAGAATTGCCATCAGTGGCAAGTAGTGAACTGAGCTCGGAAACCTTACCAGAAGCAGAAGTGGTTCCGGTACAGCCCCAAGCCTTACCAAGAGCAGCAGAGGTACTGGTTCCTGATGAGATGCAGGCTGAAACattggcagaagcagcagaggcttGTGATCTGGTTGAATCAGAAGCCTCCGCAACAGCAGTGGCAGTGATGGATCTGAATCACCCTGAACCTTTGCCCCAAAAGGTGGCTGGAAGCATGGCAGAGCCTGAAAAGTGGTCTGTGACAGTGGATGTGATGCAGAATGATAATGCACCACCAGGAGCAGAAGTGGCACAACCTGAAGCTGCCAGTGAAAGTATGGGAGCCCTTCCAGagtcagcagcagagaagaaaggagaagataAAATATGTCTGGTTGCTGACATAGAAAGCTCAGCAGACCAATGTGGCTCTCAAAACCTTGTGTTGGACAACTCTGAAGCCAAAAATTCTGGTGACCTGGAGTCCTGTGATGTCAGAGATGATATTGGCGAAACAAAACCAGACTCCTTAATGGAAGCAGTGAAGGACAATGACCACTTGGCTGCAGAAAATGCCGAGTGTCCCACTGATGAAAAGGGTATTTGCAAAATAGATAAGAGTACGTCTCAGTCACTTGACAGAACTATGTTAACTGATAAGGATGAACCATTAGTTGACCAGAATGCTTGTGATCTGGAGCCAGACCTTACTGAAATCAGTACTGCAGCATCTTCTGTTAGTGGTGAGATGTATCCTAGAACTAAGGGAAGAGAAACTAACCCAGTTCCTGTTGATGATGACAGCTCAATACTGAGCATTGATCTCAATCACTTGAGGTATATTCCGAAGGCAATCAGCCCACTGAACAGTCCAATGCGCCCTTTGGCTAAAGCACTTAAGATGGAAAGTCCCTGCAAAGGTCTTGGGAAGAGTTATAACAAAG attTAATTCCTGAAAGTGCGGTTGTTGTCTGTCCCTCGAAAAATTTATCAAAGGAggtaaacaaagaaaatcaaaagccaGTTAGCATGTCTGATGAACACTGTGAGATGGAGTCCCAGCTGAGTATCTCTTCAGATGAAATAGAAGAAGGAGAAATTGTAAGTAgtgatgaagatgaagaaaaagctaAACCAGAAAGAGgctctgaaaatacaaaaaagtcaAGACCAAAAGTTTCTCCTGAGACACGGAATTTGACCAGCAGTCCACAAAATCAAAAGAGCAAAGCTGTGCGTTGCAATGAAGATAATGGAAAATTTGTGTCTGTGAAAGTAAGTACAAAGAAGAACAGAGAGAGGCATAAAAATCAGACTTTCAGATCTTTGAaggatatgaagaaaaataaaactgtgagCATTGCTTGTCTTGAAAAAATAGTACATGTTATTGTTGAACCTTCAAATATACAAGAAATCATGCAGATGCTAAGAGCTATACGAAAACAGATGAGGAAAAATTATATGAAGTTCAAGGTACAGTTCCCAGTTCAGCATTTtcacagaataatagaatcCGGTATCATAAATTTTACATCATTAATAAAACAGTTGAACTTTTCCAAGATGTCTACATTAGGTGAGACATTAAAATTGAATATCTGTGATATTGTAGAGTCCAAACTGAAGCAAGTTAAAAAGAATGCAATAGTGGACCATCTTTTTGAACAGCAAGTATCAGATATGAAAAAACAGTTATGGAAATTTGTAGATGAACAACTCGATTACTTATTTGAAAAGATAAGGAGGATTATAATAAAACTATGTAATGTGGGACATATGGGAAATGAGAGTGAGGAAAGGAAGTTTGAAAGAGTGGGAAAGCAAAAACACAAGATCAGTCATAAAAGTGATATGCAAAGGTCTAGAAAAAAGTCCCTGAAAGTCCAGTCTCAAAAGCCTGAAGAATATATCCTTTCAAAACAACATGTGGATTATCAACGAACTAAGTGTCaccatgagaaaaataaaacagacatGCCAAAACCTGCCTTTACCAAATGTCTCAACTCCATTGATAATACTAGGAATTCCCAAACCAAAGTGCACATCTCTAAAGAGAATAATTTGCAAGGCACCCTCACTCCATTGAAGGGTgtgaaatatgaaaaggaaGGATTGCAGCTATCCAGAGATGCTAACAAGTCTGATCTTAGTTATGAGCTTCTCACAGAACAACAAGCGTCCAGCCTTACGTTTAATCTTGTAAGTGATGCTCAAATGGGTGAAATTTTCAAAAGTTTATTGCAAGGTTCTGatctcttggaaaaaaatagtggCAATATTGACAGAAATGAATGGGAATTCAGGACTccagaaaaacagtttttagaTGGTCATAAATGTAGAAGTAATGTTGCTGAACTGGTGCAAGAGATTGCTCCAAAGGAGGCTTGTGTAGAATCTCAACCAGTAGAGGATATTAAGTGGCCTGTTGTTTCACCTGTAAGAGCTCCCTCTTTAGCATCTAGGCTTCAGATGTCTGTTGATCCTGATGTGCTAGATGAAAGCTGTATGTTTGAGGTTCCTACAAACGCAGCTTCGTGCAAAGAAGACGAATGtaatttacaaaagaataaGTCATTTGTTTCTTCAATCCTCCTTGAAGATTTGGCTGTTTCCTTAACTATTCCATCACCTTTGAAATCAGATTCTCACCTCAGCTTCCTAAAACCTGAGAATAATTCTAGCTCAACTCCTGAGGGTGTTCTCAGCGCACATTACAGCGAAGATGCACTGCTGGAAGAAGAGGATGCCACTGAACAAGACATTCACTTGGCTTTAGAATCCGATAATTCGAGCAGTAAATCGAGTTGTTCATCATCGTGGACGAGTCGGCCTATTGCTCCTGGTTTTCAGTGTCGCCCCAGCCTACCAATGCAAGCAGTAATCATGGAGAAATCCAATGATCATTTTATTGTAAAGATTAGGCGTGCAGTGCCACCTACCTCACCAGCATCTGATCGGGTGGCTTCAGTGAAGGAGGTGCGGGCATCTTCGACCAAgattgaaaaacaaacaagaagtggggaaaaagaaagggacaGTCAGAGTGCCACAGTAGCTGTTGTGCAAGAAAGTGTCAAACCAGGTCTGGTTAAGATGGATCAGTTGCCTCATGTCAGCACTGAACAAGAACAAAATCCTGCCTTACCTCAGCTTCTAAAGGAATCTCGTAGTAttggaaaggaagaaaccaCTGGCTTGCTTGGACCCTGTAGAATATCTTCAAACACGGAGAGCCATGATGCTGAAAGCACAGATGAAGGCTCTGAACAATCTCAGGCACACAAATTGAAAGtatctgaaaatggaaatgaaatgggTGTTAGATCTcaagtttcttttcctgcttcctgcagTATAGAGTCATACATAGACTTAACAGATGATATGGTTAGTGAAACTTCATGTTGTGTGGTGGAATCCACTACAGATAACAGGACTCAGGAAACCTCTACTGGAAACTTGGAAATCAGtgttaaaaaggaagaattggAAGAGTGCTCTGATGCATTTATCGACTTAACAGAAGACCTTTCCAATGAGACTGTAGCAGGTGAATGTAATCTTGAAACACAATCCACATCAAATACTGAAGTAGGATGCCAGATAAGTAGAGATGATAAAACtggtaaaaaaaggaaaaaggaggctGTCAGAGAGAATTCCAACTCAAAAAGGCAACGAAAAGAAACTGAATCAGCAGGTGAAGGGAGCGATGCAAGTGATGTGAAGCCCGAAGAGGTAAATTCAGCACCCAAACAGTGTTCCAATCAGAAGAATGAATTGCAGCAGAACAAAGACTCTTCTCCTTTGGCTTCATCTGCATCATCACCTAGTCTGTACGCcaaaaacatcattaaaaagaagggagaagtaGTAGTTTCCTGGACGAG AAATGATGACAGAGAAATTTTACTGGAATGCCAGAGAAAAGGACCATCAAGCAAAACCTTTATTTCCCTAGCCACTAGGCTGAACAAAAGCCCAAATCAG